DNA sequence from the Methylomonas albis genome:
CGATCCAATTCCAGCAGTTTGTAAAAATCTTCTTTTGCGGCCATTTAAATGTCTTCGGTATTATTATTCAGTATTGATATATTCAGTTATAACCGACCCAACCAATAATCGGGCCTTCTTTTTTTATGCGAAACCGCCAAAACTTGTACACCGGCATGATTATCCCTAAAGATAATTCTCTAAGGAAATTTAAGCAGGGAAACCACTCGGATATTAGGCTTTCGCTCAATTCGATAACGTCCCGGCATATCGGCAACGCTAATCATAAAACTCTCAAACTCCGCCAAATATACCGCACCTAAACCTGGCTGCCTTGATTCGTAAAATCCGATAATTTCTAAATGTTCATGCTGAGCGCCGGGGTGAAATCGATAGTTCATTTCAACAACAACCGCGCTTTAGCGCTGACGTCCTCCGCTGAAATCAATTCGACAAAACCTTGATCTATTTCATCGGCACGTCGTTGAGCCTCATCCAGCCAAGCTTCATGCAATTCAGTATCGGTGAGGTTTTCTAAGCTTAACAATAAATTATGAGCAAGTTTAGCGCGTTCCGCCGCAGGAAGATGAAGGGCTTCGCGTTCGATTACTGTGCTATCCATAATTCTCACCTCGAAAAATACCTTGGAAGTTTGTACTCAATCAAACACGCGATCAAAATGTTTTTCGACTTCCTCGTGGGAAACAGTCCCTTCGGTTTCTGCCCTAGCGATTCCTTGCTGAATTTTAGCAATGACATAAAGGTGATATTGAATATCCTCATAACTGCTTTCTTCAGGCAATTTATTCAGCAATTCTTTGACTTCCGATACAGCGGTTTGCATACCCATCCTTCACACAAACAAAAAGGTACGCGATGCGTACCCTACATGGCTCATGGATTTGGAAGTTCCGCTTGGCGATAGGCTCTAATAGTAATTTTCCTCGAGCTGTCTTCTACGACAAAACCAGACAATATCAACTCCTGACTATCTGGCTTGCCAGTAACTTTGAGGGTAAAACTGTCTAAACCGACGGAAGAAACCATTCCAGGAACATTGGCATATTTGCGCACATTAATTTCTGCATAAATATCACCGTTTTCGACCTGGTAACTACCAACATAAATCATGCTGCTATCACCACCAAAAACACGGCCAGTTTCAAATACTACGACACCATTTCCAGAAATATTGAAATTCGAGCTAAATTCAACCGACCATAGAGCTTCCAACATATTTAGTCCTTGTTCCTAATATTTAACACATAAGACGGAAAACGGACGGCTTTCGCCGCCCGTCCTACGTTATTACTTCTTATCGTCCTTAACCTCTTCAAACTCCGCATCGACCACATTGTGATCTTCCTCCGCAGCAGCTTCTGCCGCGCCAGCTGCATGCCCAGCCTCGGCGCCGCCTTCCGCGCCTTTTTGCGCATAGACTCGTTCGGCCAACTTGCCGGACAATTCGGTCAAGGCGTGGGTTTTAGCTTCGATGGCGTCTTTGTCGTCGCTTTTCAGCACGGCATGCAAGTCCTTGATCGCCGATTCGATGGCCGATTTTTCGTCGCTACCGACTTGGTCGCCCAGCTCTTTCATCGACTTTTCGGTGGCGTGTATCATGCCTTCCGCCGAATTACGCGCAGACACCAACTCTTTCAGTTTGCGATCTTCGTCGGCGTGCAATTCCGCATCTCTTACCATGCGTTCGACTTCGTCATCGGATAAGCCGCTGGAAGCTTTAATCACGATGGATTGTTTCTTGCCAGTGGCTTTGTCTTTAGCGGAAACATTCAAGATACCGTTGGCATCGATGTCGAACGACACTTCGATTTGCGGGATGCCGCGCGGTGCGGGTGGAATGTCCTGCAAATCAAAACGACCCAGTGACTTGTTACCGGCCGCCACTTCACGCTCACCTTGCAATACATGCACGGTCACTGCAGTTTGATTGTCGTCCGCAGTCGAGAAGGTTTGCGATGCATTGGTTGGGATCGTGGTGTTTTTCTCGATCAGCTTGGTCATCACGCCACCCAGGGTTTCGATACCCAAAGACAGTGGTGTTACATCCAACAGCAGCACGTCTTTAACGTCGCCACCTAATACACCAGCCTGAATCGCCGCACCCAAGGCCACTGCCTCGTCAGGGTTGACGTCTTTGCGCGGTTCTTTACCAAACAATTCTTTAACAAAAGCCTGTACTTTAGGCATACGGCTTTGACCACCGACCAAAATCACATCGTTGATTTTAGATGTGGAGATCCCCGCGTCTTTAATCGCTTGCAAGCAAGGGCCTTTGGTTCTTTCGACCAACTCGTCAACCAGCGACTCCAGCTTGGCACGGGTCAGTTTGACGTTCAAATGTTTAGGGCCAGCCGCATCCGCGGTGATGTAAGGCAGATTGATGTCGGTTTGCTCGGCTGAAGACAACTCGATTTTGGCTTTTTCCGCTGATTCTTTCAACCGTTGCAACGCCAAAGGATCGTTGTGCAGATCAATGCCGGTATCACGTTTAAATTCACCTGCCAAAAATTCGATAATGCGCAAGTCAAAGTCTTCACCGCCCAGGAAGGTATCGCCATTGGTGGCCAATACTTCGAACTGGTGCTCGCCTTCGATTTCAGCGATTTCGATGATTGAAATATCGAAGGTACCGCCGCCCAAATCGTAAACCGCGATGGTGGTATCGCCTTTAGGCTTGTCCATACCAAAGGCCAACGCTGCTGCGGTCGGTTCGTTGATGATACGTTTTACGTCCAGGCCGGCAATCCGGCCGGCATCTTTGGTCGCTTGACGTTGCGAGTCATTGAAGTAAGCCGGCACGGTAATGA
Encoded proteins:
- a CDS encoding addiction module protein, whose protein sequence is MDSTVIEREALHLPAAERAKLAHNLLLSLENLTDTELHEAWLDEAQRRADEIDQGFVELISAEDVSAKARLLLK
- a CDS encoding GrlR family regulatory protein translates to MLEALWSVEFSSNFNISGNGVVVFETGRVFGGDSSMIYVGSYQVENGDIYAEINVRKYANVPGMVSSVGLDSFTLKVTGKPDSQELILSGFVVEDSSRKITIRAYRQAELPNP
- the dnaK gene encoding molecular chaperone DnaK — its product is MGKMIGIDLGTTNSCVAVLENGTARVIENSEGARTTPSIIAFTGDNEVLVGQSAKRQAVTNPENTLFAIKRLIGRRFKEDAVQKDIKMVPYKIMEANNGDAWVECHGKKMAPPEVSSRVLMKLKKDAEAFLGEEVTEAVITVPAYFNDSQRQATKDAGRIAGLDVKRIINEPTAAALAFGMDKPKGDTTIAVYDLGGGTFDISIIEIAEIEGEHQFEVLATNGDTFLGGEDFDLRIIEFLAGEFKRDTGIDLHNDPLALQRLKESAEKAKIELSSAEQTDINLPYITADAAGPKHLNVKLTRAKLESLVDELVERTKGPCLQAIKDAGISTSKINDVILVGGQSRMPKVQAFVKELFGKEPRKDVNPDEAVALGAAIQAGVLGGDVKDVLLLDVTPLSLGIETLGGVMTKLIEKNTTIPTNASQTFSTADDNQTAVTVHVLQGEREVAAGNKSLGRFDLQDIPPAPRGIPQIEVSFDIDANGILNVSAKDKATGKKQSIVIKASSGLSDDEVERMVRDAELHADEDRKLKELVSARNSAEGMIHATEKSMKELGDQVGSDEKSAIESAIKDLHAVLKSDDKDAIEAKTHALTELSGKLAERVYAQKGAEGGAEAGHAAGAAEAAAEEDHNVVDAEFEEVKDDKK